CTTGTATGCAGTGCCAACCACATCTGGCTTTCGGTGGCCTTCTGACCCGCGAATATACTCAGGGTCGTTGACACAAAGCGTAAACCCCAGTTCGTTCTTCGTTATCTTCTTCTCTACCATCCGGGCAATACTATATCTGCATAGTTTCGTGAATCTTGGGTACTTTTCCTCCTCACATGCAACGGGCTTGCTGTATTCTTCAAGGAGCCTGGTAAATTCGTGGGACTTGACGATTTCGTCTATGACTGTGACTTCGGTCGATGGGGGCGGGTTGGGTGTATGAAGGACCGTCGACATGAAGAGGTCCAAGTCGACGCGCTTGTCGTTCATAATGTCATGGCGAAGGACTTCGTCGATTTCTTTATGAGTATGATGTTTTTCTTCGCGGTGAGACGCGGTTCCCTTgctataaggagtacttgaGAAGCTGGCAAGTTCCGATCCGTTACGGCGATCCGGGGTGCGAGGGGGTTGATTTTTGGGCACGAAATGAGGACCTGGAAGAAGTTCGAACGGTATTGAGGAGGAGCTGTGGTGAGGAGGcatgaggaagaaggaacAATGAACTTACTGGCTGTGTTCATGGTGGTTGGAATTTAAAGGCGCGCCTTGTCACATTGTGGCCTGTCACGGTAGCCAAATCCGGAGACAAAGCGTGTCCACTTGGCAGGATTAATTGTTATGCCCTCTTGCTCAAAAACGTCGAATAATAGAACTGCGAATGCATGAGAATCCATGAACCTAAGATCTAAAGGAGGTGCAATCTGAGACTTCATATGATGTCACACGCTAGAAATATCACATGACCGTGTCAAGGACGAGTTGTTATCGATTCGTATCATCTCGTCTGATTCCAGAGGCCAAGCTCATAGAATGCAATGTGAGTACTCGAGTATTCGAGccctcaagcttcaaggccTCAGCCTTTCACCGTTGCACGTGTATAGCCTAGTCGAGATCTAACTTCTAAGAGCAATCTAAAAGTGATTGACTCATATTCTAGATCTATAGACTGCAGTTACTTCTAGTATACTTCCTATCTGTAGCTCGGTGTGCGTGACGGCAGCGATGTACGATCTGAGGTACAAAGGTGAGATTGAGGAAGTCTACGTTGTTCTGGCCGCTATTTCGGGTACTGTTATATGCCCAGCTGGTTATCCTGTAGCGTCGCAACAAAAGGGAAGTTTCAACAAACTGGTTAACAAGTCGAAATTGTTTAACAAACCTGTCATGATCAACAGTTTTGGGACACGAGCACCTTTTGTAAATCAACATACGCCCACCCTCGATGGGAGGTAAACGTTTAACCGTACCCCGTCATTCGTATTCCATCCAGCCTTACGAGGGAGAACTGTCAGTTGAATAGCGCCAGCTGGAAAGGGAGCATTAATATTCACAAGACCTCGTCGCTAAGGGCTGCAATCGATTGCGCCCGAAGAGGACATGAAATCTTCCCCATATGACTATTGGTGGGTACGACTTGTATACTTATTTTACAGTTTTAGTTTCGAATCAACTTCTTCCACCCACTACAATCCCACCCTTTCTCGAACTCCTCTTGGGAAAACTTCATCACTGCCCAAGCGCGTGCGCGTTCCCGGATAGCCAAGTCTTCTTCAGCATCGAGGGAAAGTGCTGTATGCAAGGCTTCGGCAAATTCGCCAGGAGTCTGAGCGTGGTAGCCTGGGCGATAAATCCATGTAGTATTCTGtgcaaggaaaagaaaaatgaTGCACCCCTCACCTGTAGGTTTCCCATCATAAGGAACGACTATATCCTTCAGTGGACCACCAGAAGCGTGCACAACGGGGATAACTCCCGCCGCCTAAATCGAAGAACTGGTAAGGAAGAAACGCTGTTTGGGTGGTGAAAGAACTGACCATGTACTCGACGATATTGATCCCAAAATGTTCTTCGACCATTGTGTTCATTCCAATACTAGCCTTCCTCAACCACTCGAGCATATCAGAATAAGATGCGTTGACGAAAAACTCTACTCGATCCTGAAAGAGTACGGTATCGAATCAAGCGAATAAAAACAGTGAATGGGAGTCACAGACCTCGAGGCCAAGTTCCTTCGCTAACATCTTCAATTCGGAAACCCGTGAAGCGTCCTCCTCGTTTCGACATCCTCCAATCAGCACAAGTTTAACAGCAGTCTTTCCGGTGGTTCCTGTCTTCCCGTATTCTGGATGCGCCTTAATCAGTTCGTGTAATGCATACAGTTGTGTAGCGTGATCCTTTCCTGGTCTACCGAACAGTTCAATTTCGATTAGTTTGGTGATTTACCCCCGGCATTTAGAAGAAAGAACCCTCACCGAAACTGGGCTACACTAACGATGACACGTTCACGCTCCTTCAGTGGGAAGCTGACCATCTCGCGAGTGTCACAAGGCGGATATATGACTTGAGAAGAGGTTATGGGGTTCTTGTTGTAGGTTGTGAGGAAGTAGAGAGCCAGCAAGACGGGGTTACAAAGGTGAATGAAGTCGATAAAGGGATCGGTATGTTGAAGGATGGAGTCGACGTGGTCCTTGGTCCACGACGAGTTGACTATTAGAAAACTGGCACTTCGGAGGGATAGGGAGTAGTAGTACATGAATAGACGGTAATAGCTAGAGAGAAAGTTCACAGAAATGGCATCGTTGAGGGGAAGAATACACGTACACCAATCTCGCTGAACTGAGAATATACGAGGACGAAATTGTATCCAAACTCGTATGCCATCGCTTGTGGTTCTTGACTCCGCCGAGCATGTCGGTGCTTATAGTCGGGTAGTGGACATATGTGCCGACGGGGACATGTGCTACCCAGTTCACAACGTGGAAAGTGAACGCATAGCCCATTGTATCTGCCATGAACGACTCTTTGTCAGAGTTAAGAATGTTAACCGAAGTTCAAAGCCACCAACCGATGTAGAGGTCAGGTATCAGTTTCGTCATTGCCTCCCAAACAAGATACATCGATCCGATGCTTTGCCCAAGAAGGGTGAAATAAGGCCAAGTTGCAGCATCTAATAGTCCCCGAAGGCGAAGGAATACAAATATGATCTTCGAAGGGTCCAGTGTGATGCCGAAACGAGTCTACACAGGTAAATTACCCAAAGTATCTTAGAAGATTCGAGGTGAATAACACACACCTTGACTTTCTCAATGATCTCTTCCTTGCTAGTGTCAACATCTCCACTATATACGACCGAGATGACTTCCGGCTCGTTACGTTGAAGTGCAGCAACCGCGGCCCACAAGACACGTTCACCCCCTCCACCAGCGTTACTACGAAAACGAAGAAGAGCAACAATAAGTCTTCTGCCAAGATAGCAAAGCAAAGCACCCACCAGTATGGATGGAAGAACCCGACCAGTCTTCTGTTCGTTGACGATACGCCCAGCGATTTCAACGCGTCATCTCGACGAGTCTTGTTGGCCGATCGATTATACGTGAAATAGAGGTGAAGTAGGATCCACGGTGTTGAGAACCAGAAGCTTGTCGTGACTAGCGCGAGTGTCCAGAAGCTGATGGCAAATACTAATCCAAACATGGGGGGGAAATTGAACTTCCAAGGTCGTCCAAAGGTCGTTTTAAACAATGGTCGCGACGTGTTCACTGACTCTAAAATTCGGGCATTGACGTGGAGGTAACGATTCGGTGAGAATCGAGGGAGGGAGAGTGTATTGGCTGCGCACTGCGTCGATAAATGAATGCATCCTTCACTGTAGAGAGCTCTCGCTGCGGAGACGTGGTCTGTCGTGTTGTTACCGGAAGAGCGTGTCAGGTGATCATCAAGCACCGGCAAGTGCTGCCGGCGACGGGCCGGGAAAAGCTGCACCTGACTCATCTGCTTCCAGACATCAAACTCGATCAATTCCGATTGAAAGAGACACGGACTAGCATAATCCATAATAACTACATAGTATATCAAGCTCACAGTCTCGTCCTCGACCCATAGTAAACAAGTTCATTTTCCTCCGATTTCGGTTTTGCAGCGGACATTTCCATGTCCAATGTTGTCGTATCCATTGAGACGTCCATCACCCTACTACTGGAGAAATTTGAACGCTTCGGAGCGTCGGACTGCGAAGAGGCGTGCCACGACAGTGTTGCATCGGTAGTCGAATACCCAATGCTTCGCCCATTCTGTATGCGTATTCGCGCGTTCAAGAGCTATGAGGTTTTTAGCTCTGGAGACTAAAGAACCGTTTGGGATAGTCGAAGGTTAAGTTACTCACCACCATGAGACTGTTGCTGTAAAGCTTCGATAAACATGTGCTAGGGACAAGGTGATAGTTATCTCGCGGGAAAGTAAGATACAACGACAAGTCAATGATAGCGAACGTCGTCGTGATCAGACCGGTTTCGACAGTGAGTCGGATGAACTTGACGAGAATCGTGTTCGTGGCGCGAAACCCAGTCTTGGATTTGTTCAAATAGTAGAACATGGCTGTAGTGATGACTACGTCACAAGCAGCAGTTCCTGCCAAGTGTCAAAGCGTGAGTTAAAGTTAAAGTTATTCACCTGCACGACATTGGAACAACGTACCTGCCAACCATATCTAGTGTAAGGGTCAGATTGCCAATAATAGAACGGGCGGCTTGGAAAAGAGTACGTACCGACCCGGGCACTTGGGCCTCCCCTCCTAGAAGTGTCCAATGACCAAGTTGAGCAGCTCGAACGCCAGTCCATATCCCTCCAGCTGCTTGAAACAACGACAGCTGGGAGTAGGCCTTCATCAGTAAACATCCACTTTGATTCATCGACTCAAACACTCAACCAGGATAGTGAGGATCGGAAAGTACGGAGAGCGACCAATGATCCACATCCGCCACGCAAAAAAGAACTGAACGGGGCAGCTCACTGAAGGAGAACAGTAGAATTACTTGAACACACTTCGCGGGAGAACGcgaaaagaggaagaaacgCACGGATGATAGTCATTACTGGACCACTGAACCACAGAATCCCGATAGTGTCAAAATCAACGATATTTCCCC
This genomic window from Marasmius oreades isolate 03SP1 chromosome 8, whole genome shotgun sequence contains:
- a CDS encoding uncharacterized protein (CAZy:GT4; BUSCO:EOG09262UB3), with the protein product MFGLVFAISFWTLALVTTSFWFSTPWILLHLYFTYNRSANKTRRDDALKSLGVSSTNRRLVGFFHPYCNAGGGGERVLWAAVAALQRNEPEVISVVYSGDVDTSKEEIIEKVKTRFGITLDPSKIIFVFLRLRGLLDAATWPYFTLLGQSIGSMYLVWEAMTKLIPDLYIDTMGYAFTFHVVNWVAHVPVGTYVHYPTISTDMLGGVKNHKRWHTSLDTISSSYILSSARLVYYRLFMYYYSLSLRSASFLIVNSSWTKDHVDSILQHTDPFIDFIHLCNPVLLALYFLTTYNKNPITSSQVIYPPCDTREMVSFPLKERERVIVSVAQFRPGKDHATQLYALHELIKAHPEYGKTGTTGKTAVKLVLIGGCRNEEDASRVSELKMLAKELGLEDRVEFFVNASYSDMLEWLRKASIGMNTMVEEHFGINIVEYMAAGVIPVVHASGGPLKDIVVPYDGKPTGYHAQTPGEFAEALHTALSLDAEEDLAIRERARAWAVMKFSQEEFEKGWDCSGWKKLIRN